In Janthinobacterium agaricidamnosum NBRC 102515 = DSM 9628, the DNA window TGAACACCATCGTCATGCCCGGCATGCCCAGGTTTTTCAATTCGCCATGCTTGATGGTGAGCTTGCCGGCCTCTTGGTCGACTTTCCTGATTTCGCCATCGCTCATCGCCGCCTGGGCGCTTGACGCGGGCGCCTGCTGTGCGTGGGCCAGGCCGCCGGCCGAGACGAACGAAAAGCCGATGGCGGCGGCGAGGATAATTTTGTGCAGTGCATTCATGATGCTTCCTTTCAGGTGAATAAAAAATTAGTGCTCGCCATGTCCCGACGGTTTGCGGACCGTCATCTCGACATTGGGCTGATGAATGACCGGCATCGACTGGCCGCCGGCGCCGCTGCTGCGCTCGGGCTGCGGCAGCGCGCCGGTCCATTCGCAGGCCAGTGTGCCAGCCGGATGCCGGTACCAGCCAGGATCCGAATAATCGCCGCGCGGCTGGTCCTTGCGCACCTTCAGCACGGTAAACATGCCGCCCATTTCGACCCCGCCGAACGGCCCTTCCCCCATCATCATCGGCAGCGTATTTTCCGGAAGCGGCATCTCCATGCCGCCCATCGAGCCGCCCTTGTCACCCATCACCATATAGTCGGGCACGATCTTGCTGATCCTCTCGGCCACGCCGCGCTGGTCGGCCCCTATCATGGTCGGGACGGAATGCCCCATCGCGTTCATCGTGTGATGCGACTTGTGGCAATGGCAGGCCCAGTCGCCCAGGTCGGTGGCGATAAACTCAAGCGCCCGCATCTGTCCGACGGCGACGTCGGCAGTCACTTCCGGCCAGCGCGATGCGGCAGGCGTCCAGCCGCCATCGGTGCCGGCCACCACGAACTCGTGGCCGTGCAAATGAATCGGGTGATTCGTCATCGTCAGATTGCCGACCCGGATGCGCACCTTGTCGCCCTGCCGCACGGGCATCGAGTCGATGCCCGGGAACACCCTGCTATTGAAGGTCCACAGATTAAAGTCCGTCATCGTGTTGATCTTGGGCGTATAGGTTCCAGGATCGATGTCATATGCATTCAGCAGGAAGACGAAGTCGCGGTCCACCGCATGCAGCGCCGGGTTCTTCGGGTGCGTGACCCAGAAGCCCATCATCCCCATCGCCATCTGCACCATCTCGTCGGCGTGCGGGTGGTACATGAAGGTGCCTGGACGCTTGGCGACGAACTCGTAGACGAAGGTCTTGCCCGGCGCAATCCCCGGCTGGGTCAGGCCCGTGACGCCATCCATGCCGTTCGGCAGCCGCTGTCCATGCCAATGCACGCTGGTGTGCTCGGGCAGCTTGTTGGTCACGAATATGCGCACCCGGTCGCCCTCCACCACCTCGATGGTCGGCCCGGGCGACTGGCCGTTATAGCCCCACAGGTTGGCCTTCATGCCGGGCGCGAATTCGCGCACCACCGGTTCGGCGACCAGGTGAAACTCCTTGACGCCGTTATTCACCCGCCATGGCAGCGACCAGCCATTCAGCGTGACGACCGGATTGAACGGCCGGCCATTCGGCGGTGGCGGCGGAACGTGCGTATTCGCGCTATTCATCAGCATCGCTTCGGGCAGCGACGCCGCGCCGGCCTTGCTGACAGCCGCGGCGCTGACCGCAACCGCGCCGGCGCCTTTAAAAAAGTCTCTCCGTGAAATCATGGCTTGCTCCTTGTGTCGGTATTGCCGCCGCCGTTGATGGCACTTTGCAGCCTGGTCTCGGCGATCCAGAAATCACGCTGGGTTTCGATCGCGGCATTGACGCTCGCAAGCTGCTCGCGCGAGTCGGCCAGCAGTTCAAATACGCTGG includes these proteins:
- a CDS encoding copper-binding protein encodes the protein MNALHKIILAAAIGFSFVSAGGLAHAQQAPASSAQAAMSDGEIRKVDQEAGKLTIKHGELKNLGMPGMTMVFKVQDPAMLDKVKQGDKVRFVADKVGGVLMVTSIVAVK
- a CDS encoding multicopper oxidase family protein is translated as MISRRDFFKGAGAVAVSAAAVSKAGAASLPEAMLMNSANTHVPPPPPNGRPFNPVVTLNGWSLPWRVNNGVKEFHLVAEPVVREFAPGMKANLWGYNGQSPGPTIEVVEGDRVRIFVTNKLPEHTSVHWHGQRLPNGMDGVTGLTQPGIAPGKTFVYEFVAKRPGTFMYHPHADEMVQMAMGMMGFWVTHPKNPALHAVDRDFVFLLNAYDIDPGTYTPKINTMTDFNLWTFNSRVFPGIDSMPVRQGDKVRIRVGNLTMTNHPIHLHGHEFVVAGTDGGWTPAASRWPEVTADVAVGQMRALEFIATDLGDWACHCHKSHHTMNAMGHSVPTMIGADQRGVAERISKIVPDYMVMGDKGGSMGGMEMPLPENTLPMMMGEGPFGGVEMGGMFTVLKVRKDQPRGDYSDPGWYRHPAGTLACEWTGALPQPERSSGAGGQSMPVIHQPNVEMTVRKPSGHGEH